The following is a genomic window from Hymenobacter monticola.
CTGGTACAGGTTGTCGCGCTCCAGGTCCTTCACGCGCTGAATCAGCGTCTGGCGGGCCATGAGCACGGCGCGACGGCCGAAATCCTCCAGCTTCACGCCTTCGGCCACGGATTCGCCTACTTCGAAGTCGGGCTCGATTTTCTGGGCTTCGGACAGCGGAATTTTGTCGTGGTCCCAGATATCCTCCGAGTTGTCGTCCACGATTTCGCGGTTGCGCCAGATTTCGAGGTCGCCGTTGTCGGGGTTGATGATGACGTCGAAGTTTTCGTCCTGGTCGTACTTCTTCCGAATCATGGTGCGAAACACGTCGTCCAGGATGCTCATCATCGTGGGCCGGTCGATGTTTTTGCTCCGGGCAAATTCGCCGAAGGATTCAATGAGTTCGTGGCTGTTCATTTTTTGAGCTGTTAGCTAATAGCTGTTGGCTAGTAGCTTTTTTTGAATGGAACAGAACGTCAGCTAACAGCTAGAGGCTATCAGCTAACAGCTTAAATTACTTAAAGGAAATAACAACCTTGGCTTCCTTAATGTCCCCGAAGGAATAAAAAGCGGCGGGCAGGGTGGTTTTCTTGGTTTTTTGCTTGATGACTTCTTCGATTTCGACGCCCTCGGGCGTAGCGGCGGTGAGGGTGCCGGTTTTCTCGGTGCCGTCGTTCAGCTTCAGGGCCAGCGAGCGGCCGATGTGGCGTGCGTACTGGCGCGGGTCGATGAGAGGCTGGTCGGCGCCGGGGCTGGTGACTTCGAGCGAGTAGGCCGACTCTTCGCCGTAGTGCTCGTCGATGCGGCGGGCCAGGCGGCGGCTGATGGTGGCGCACTCGTTGATACCCAGGCCGGTGGGACCGTCGAGGATGACGGTGACTTTGGGCAGCACCGAATCGGAAACGGTGAGGCCCACGAGAAACAGCTCCTGGTCGCCCATGGCGTCGTGGAGCATTTCCAGCAGCAGGTTACGGTCGAAACGCATAGAATTTGAAACAAGCGGGCAAAAAAAGAGGGGACTGCGCGTCCCCTCTTTATCAGATTGAATACCAACTTCGGGGCAAAGGTACGACAATGCGGGGCGGAAAGCAAGGCAGGGCCACAGGAGGCCATTCGAGCCTGCTTTTGATGCTTCGCGTTGGTACACACCAGCTATTTAAAGAAAGTGCTGACTTACCATGACTTTATCAAACTTGACTTCCACTTGGGTAGTTTGGTAGTGGGTCCGCACCTTTGGGAGCACATTCTCACCTTTTTACTTTTCACTTATGCAAACCCGTCAACTGTTTCGCCATCTCGTTTTAGGCTTTGCCGCGGCCCTTACTACTAGCGCTGCCCATGCGCAGGCTACCCCAGCAACTCCGGCCACGCCTGCAACCCCAGCGATGCCGGCCACGCCAGCTAAAGAAAAGCCAAGCCCGGCTGCTACGGCAACGGGCAAAATCGGCAGCGCCGACGTGACGGTGAACTACAGCAGCCCCGGCGTGAAGGGCCGCACCATTTTTGGTGGCCTGGAGAAGTACGGCAAGGTGTGGCGCGCCGGGGCCAACGAGGCTACCACGGTGGAGTTCAGCAAGGACGTGAAGGTGGAAGGCAAGACGCTGCCGGCCGGCAAGTATGGTTTCTTCGTGATTCCGGCCGAGAGCGGTCAATGGACGGTGATTTTTAATAAGACATTTAACCAGTGGGGCGCTTTCAAGTACGACGAGAAGCAGGACGCCCTGCGTGTGATGGTGACGCCCCGCAAAAGCGCCAGCCTGACCGAGCGGCTGGTGTATGAGGTGAAGTCGCCCGGCCTGGTGCTGCGCTGGGAAAACATTGAGTTGCCGGTGGCTATTAAATAACCGTATGGCATGAGTACCCCGAAGCGCTGCTTCGGCCCGTATGAACGTCATTGTTCTAACGGGCCGAAGCAGGAGCTTCGGGGTACTCGTTTTAGCGGCGCGTACTTTTGGCGCCTTCCCCAAACTGACATTTTATGGACTACAAACTCACCCAATACAGCCACGGCGCGGGCTGCGGCTGCAAAATCGCGCCGGCGGTGCTCGACCAAATGCTGCACACCAGCATTGCGCAGCCCCAGCACCCCAAGCTGCTGGTAGGCAATGCCAGCCGCGACGATGCGGCCGTGTTCGACATCGGCGGGGGCCAGGCGGTGATTTCGACCACCGACTTCTTCATGCCCATCGTGGACGATGCGTACGACTTCGGCCGCATTGCCTCGGCCAACGCCATTTCGGACGTGTACGCCATGGGTGGGCGGCCGCTGCTGGCCATTGCCGTGCTGGGCTGGCCCGTGGACAAGCTGCCGCCCGAGGTGGCGCGCCGCGTGCTGGAGGGCGCCCGCAGCATCTGCGCCGAAGCTGGCATTCCGCTGGCTGGCGGCCATAGCATCGACTCGCCGGAGCCCATTTTTGGGCTGGCCGTGACGGGCATGGTCGATATCAAAGACCTGAAGCAAAACGACACGGCCACGGCCGGCTCGGAGCTTTTCCTGACCAAGCCGCTCGGCGTGGGCATTCTAACGACGGCCCAGAAGAAAGGAATTTTACGTGATGAAGATGCGGCCTTGGCCCCGGCCCAGATGATGCAGCTGAATAAGATTGGGGCCGAGCTGAGCAAGCTCCCGGCCGTGACGGCCCTGACCGACGTGACGGGCTTCGGCCTGCTGGGCCATTTGGCCGAGGTGTGCGAAGGCAGCCACCTCACGGCCGAAATCGACTTCACGAAGGTGCCCCGCATTGCAGCGGCCGAGTCTTATTTGAAGCAGGGCAGCGTGCCCGGCGGCACCAACCGCAACTGGGCCAGCTACGGCCATAAGGTTGGTCAGATTACCGACGAGCAGCGCGCCTGGCTGTGCGACCCGCAGACATCAGGCGGGCTGCTGGTATGCGTGGAGCCCGGCGGGCGCGCGGCGGTGGAGGCCGTGTTTGAAAAGCACGGGCTGGCGTTGGAAAGCTTCGGGCACCTGCGCCAGCATCAGGAAGGCGAGGCTTGGGTGCAGGTAAGCGCCTAGGCAAGACGTTGAATGAAGTTCTCCTTCCTCCGTCCGCTGCTTGAGGCGGCCGTGGTCCTGTTGCTGGTGCTGGGCGCGGCGCGGTGGGTAAGCGGGCTGTTTTCCAAGCGCACCCACGTGTACCGGGCCACGGCAGCGCGCCAGCTGCGCCTGCTGTTCTGGCCGTTGCTGGCGCTGGGCGCGGGGCTGAGCGTGCTGCCGGCGGTGGCTGTGGGCGACCAGCCGGCCAGCGGGTTTGAATGGGCCCTAACGGGCGGGTTTCTGGTGTTTACCTTGCTGCTGAGCGGCCCGGCGTTGCTGCTGCACCTGCGCTATTGGACCCTCAACCACGAAACCACGCTGGTTTTTCAGCCCGCTGAAAACCGATTTGAAGTGTATGAAGCGGGGCTGCGGCTACCATTTGAGCGGCGCGATTTGGCCTGCATCGAACGGGTGACGTGCCGAGCCCAGCGCACCTTTTGGGCGCGCTACGACTACCTACAGTTGCACTTAGCGGATGGACGCGTCATTACCCTCACCTCGCTGCTCACCGAGCTGGAGCCGCTGGCTGGCTTTCTGCGAAGTGTGCCCACTGAGCGGCGTGCTGCCTATTGGTGCTGGGTGTAGAGGATGACAGCCGAGTAAACACGTTACTTCTTTCGGTATAACCCCGGCGTGCCCGTCGGCTCATATGGACCAAAGACGCCGGGCAGCAACTGTTTGAGGCGCGGCACGTGGCGGCCTTGGTCGAGCAGATAGGTGGGCAGGTTTTCGCCCATCTTCTGGGCTATGCGCACCACAGCGGCGTACTCGTTGAGGTGGCCAAAATCGGCTTGCGAGAGCGACCAGTCGAGGTAGGGCGTGGCGGGATGGTTGTGGAAGTAGGCCCGGTCATCGGGGCCGAGGATGAGCAGGCTCTGGTCGTGAAGGGTCGCGTAGCGCGGGTCCGGCGCCAGGCCGAAGCGGCTTTCGGCGGGCATGTTCAGCAGGCTTTCGAGGCGGGGCACGTGTGCCCGGTAGCGCAGCACCACGGCCGCATTGATGATGAGCAGCAGCAGCAGTTCCTGCAACAACGGCCGGGGGCTGCGCTGCCACAAAAACAGGCTGAAGTAGGCCAGCGGCGTGAGCAGCAGCACCAGCACGCCCGGCGCCGTGCCGCGCTCCACAGCGGCCGTGGCAATGGCCACCACCAGCCACACCAGCATCAATTGCCGAAACTTGGCCTGAAACACCAGCCCCAACGACGTGCCCAGCGAGCGCAGCAGCGCCAACGCCAGCACCACGCCCGGCACAATAAGCAGGCGCAACTGCAAGCCCGCCGGCAGCCCGCTGGCAATCAAATCGGTGAGACCTGGCTGCAGGTGAAACTGCACGAACCCCGGCAACGCCCCGGTGTAGAAAAAAAACGTGGCCACCAGCGCGTACGGGAAGAAAAACCCGCACAGCAGCAGCAAGGAGCTCCGAAAAGAATTAGCCGCGAAAATCACCACCGCAAACAAGCCTACCACCAGAAACAAAGCCAGCGGCAGGTAGCACAGTGCCCCCAACCCAATCAGAAAGCCCGCCCGAAACAGGCGGCGGTTGTCGTAGCCCTCGCGCGAGGTGGGCAGCAGGGCGCTCAGGGCAAACACCACGAACGTGTTGCCCAGCAGCAGCGGCGACAGTGCATCCAGGTCGGTGCTGATGCTGCCCACCAGCAGGTAGGTGAGGGCGGCCAGGTAGCCGCGCTCGGGGTGCACGTCGTAGCGGTTGAACACGAGGTTGAGCCGCAGTGCCTGCACCAACAAGAGCAGCAGCGCCACCACCCTGTAGAGCCACACCGGCCGGGCCAGCACGGCCTCGAGCCCCCCAAAAATGGCTGCTGCCAACGGCGCGGTGCCGTCGTAGAGGTCGCGGTAAGGCAGGGCGCCGCCGTGCAGGCGCTCGCCCACCAGCAGGGCGCGCAACTCGGCGGCCGTCACGGGCAGGCCCGCCCACAGCAGCGGCAGGCGCAGGGCCAGCACCAGTATCAGCAGGGCCAGCAGCTGGGCAGGCAGGGAGCTTTTAAAAAAGCGGAGCAAGCGTTATGGTATGAAGGAGGGTATGGGGCAGGAGTTGCTGGCAAAGGTATTCTTTGGCTGCAAGCCTGACCCACATTGCTGTCATCCAATTTCAAACTCCTACCCTCTTACACCCATACCCTCCTACCCTAAATCGCCACGTATCTTTGCTAGTCATTATGGAAAGCAAACGACAACAAAAAATGGCCAGCCTGCTGCAGCAGGAGTTGGCCGCCGTGCTGCAGCGCGACTTGCCGCACCTGTTTGGGGGCGGCTTGGCGCCCAGCATCAGCGCCGTGAAGGTGACGCCTGACCTGGGCCAGGCCCGCGTGTACCTCAGCCTGCTGCTGGGCAACGACGCCGCCGACCGCCTGGAAATCATCAAGGACAACGCCAAAGAAATTCGCCATGCCCTGGC
Proteins encoded in this region:
- a CDS encoding ribosome maturation factor RimP, encoding MRFDRNLLLEMLHDAMGDQELFLVGLTVSDSVLPKVTVILDGPTGLGINECATISRRLARRIDEHYGEESAYSLEVTSPGADQPLIDPRQYARHIGRSLALKLNDGTEKTGTLTAATPEGVEIEEVIKQKTKKTTLPAAFYSFGDIKEAKVVISFK
- a CDS encoding DUF2911 domain-containing protein; translation: MPATPAKEKPSPAATATGKIGSADVTVNYSSPGVKGRTIFGGLEKYGKVWRAGANEATTVEFSKDVKVEGKTLPAGKYGFFVIPAESGQWTVIFNKTFNQWGAFKYDEKQDALRVMVTPRKSASLTERLVYEVKSPGLVLRWENIELPVAIK
- the selD gene encoding selenide, water dikinase SelD, translating into MDYKLTQYSHGAGCGCKIAPAVLDQMLHTSIAQPQHPKLLVGNASRDDAAVFDIGGGQAVISTTDFFMPIVDDAYDFGRIASANAISDVYAMGGRPLLAIAVLGWPVDKLPPEVARRVLEGARSICAEAGIPLAGGHSIDSPEPIFGLAVTGMVDIKDLKQNDTATAGSELFLTKPLGVGILTTAQKKGILRDEDAALAPAQMMQLNKIGAELSKLPAVTALTDVTGFGLLGHLAEVCEGSHLTAEIDFTKVPRIAAAESYLKQGSVPGGTNRNWASYGHKVGQITDEQRAWLCDPQTSGGLLVCVEPGGRAAVEAVFEKHGLALESFGHLRQHQEGEAWVQVSA
- a CDS encoding ribosome-binding factor A, translated to MESKRQQKMASLLQQELAAVLQRDLPHLFGGGLAPSISAVKVTPDLGQARVYLSLLLGNDAADRLEIIKDNAKEIRHALAKRIRQTARVVPELIFFHDDSAAYAAHMDQVLGTLDIPPAPKDSNENDDDDKPARPRLFN